A window of Paremcibacter congregatus contains these coding sequences:
- a CDS encoding outer membrane lipoprotein-sorting protein, whose protein sequence is MLKISKSFFSLLTAALIVIPGVSALAQTAQEKGLEIAIATDKANEGWGDSTSELKMIMSNAQGQTSTRELRLKNLEVTGEGLGDKSLSIFDRPRDVEGTAFLSHTKVLEADDQWLLLPALGRVKRISSANKSGPFMGSEFAYEDILSPEVAKYSYVYLRDEVCGTLTCYVIERTPLYENSGYTKQIVWIDQAEYRYMKIAFYDRKDSHLKTLTYSDYQQYLGKYWRAHTFQMDNHQNGKATTLSYSNYVFQTGLDDKDFTSSRLSKMR, encoded by the coding sequence ATGTTAAAAATCTCAAAATCTTTCTTCTCTCTTCTCACCGCGGCCCTGATCGTGATACCGGGCGTCAGCGCCCTAGCGCAAACGGCTCAAGAGAAAGGTCTGGAGATTGCCATCGCCACTGATAAAGCCAACGAAGGCTGGGGCGACAGCACCTCTGAACTCAAAATGATCATGTCGAATGCTCAGGGACAGACCAGTACCCGGGAATTGCGCCTGAAAAACCTGGAAGTGACCGGCGAGGGGCTCGGCGATAAAAGCCTGTCCATCTTCGACCGGCCCCGCGATGTGGAGGGCACCGCCTTTCTGTCCCACACCAAAGTTCTCGAAGCTGACGACCAGTGGTTACTTCTGCCGGCGCTTGGTCGGGTGAAACGCATCTCCTCGGCCAATAAATCCGGTCCCTTTATGGGCAGTGAATTCGCCTATGAAGATATCCTCAGCCCGGAAGTGGCCAAATACAGCTATGTTTACCTGCGCGATGAGGTCTGCGGGACACTCACCTGTTATGTCATTGAACGCACCCCGCTCTATGAAAACTCCGGCTATACCAAACAGATTGTCTGGATTGATCAGGCGGAATATCGCTATATGAAAATCGCGTTTTATGACCGTAAGGACAGCCATCTGAAAACCCTGACCTATAGCGATTATCAGCAGTATCTCGGTAAATACTGGCGGGCCCATACCTTCCAGATGGACAACCATCAGAATGGTAAGGCCACTACCTTGAGCTACAGCAATTATGTCTTCCAAACCGGTCTTGACGACAAGGACTTCACCTCAAGCCGTCTGAGTAAAATGCGATGA